A window of the Cannabis sativa cultivar Pink pepper isolate KNU-18-1 chromosome X, ASM2916894v1, whole genome shotgun sequence genome harbors these coding sequences:
- the LOC115718807 gene encoding uncharacterized protein LOC115718807, giving the protein MGPIVPSRGLRQGVPISPYLFLACAEAFSALIRKFEERKWLHGCKVANGAPSVSHMLFVDDSFLYCKATNGEMNRVLQLLRMFATAMGQHVNFGKSSVFFSTNTSSHLQQAICATLGIHEATEHRMEVLIKSVVQSLPAYTMNVFLIPVGICQDIERAITKFWWRSNKNKGIHWLSWDKLTKHKSNGGMGFRDLRDFNLALLAKQGWRLLTCGNSLMGKIYKARYFSVFETKEFVRAGVRRLVGDGSTVNILSEPWLPNEMNPYIESVHPRLVGKSVDSLMKVGLVEWDGEVLADVLTARDQALVWKIPLSSHMNFDLWYWLHDASGVFTVKSAYSLLQSMKSNRDIPDSPGFWRLLWQLQLPPKLLEQGSNYCLAPDAILFSSWFEAGLGSWNTAEALEAGMVCWSIWTHRNELVWNSKHPDAREVVAMAQLNYVDWFNVQKLNATDVSLSGPTALPVEQWTTPDFPFVKVNVDGALFADQGRYGLGLIARSAAAWVLGARSLSREGALQPHIVEAIGIKEALSWSKANGWSHVVVESDCLRVINDL; this is encoded by the exons ATGGGGCCTATTGTGCCTAGTAGAGGCCTACGACAAGGTGTCCCTATATCTCCTTATCTTTTTTTGGCATGTGCTGAAGCTTTTTCTGCTCTTATTCGCAAGTTTGAAGAGAGGAAGTGGCTGCATGGTTGTAAAGTGGCTAATGGAGCGCCTAGTGTCTCTCATATGCTCTTTGTGGATGACAGCTTTTTGTATTGTAAGGCGACCAATGGTGAGATGAATCGGGTTCTTCAATTGCTTAGGATGTTTGCTACTGCAATGGGACAACATGTTAATTTTGGGAAGTCTTCTGTCTTTTTTAGCACTAATACTTCATCTCATTTGCAGCAGGCCATCTGTGCTACTCTGGGCATCCATGAAGCGACTGAGCACA GAATGGAAGTTCTTATTAAATCAGTTGTTCAATCTCTTCCGGCCTATACAATGAATGTGTTTCTCATTCCTGTTGGAATTTGTCAGGACATTGAGCGAGCTATTACCAAGTTCTGGTGGAGGTCCAATAAGAATAAAGGCATACACTGGCTAAGCTGGGACAAGCTCACAAAACACAAGAGCAATGGTGGTATGGGATTTCGAGATTTAAGGGACTTCAACTTAGCTCTACTAGCTAAGCAAGGGTGGAGACTTTTGACTTGTGGGAATAGCTTGATGGGGAAAATTTACAAGGCTAGATACTTTTC TGTGTTTGAGACCAAGGAGTTCGTTCGGGCTGGGGTTCGGCGATTGGTGGGTGATGGTTCTACCGTTAATATCTTGTCTGAGCCTTGGCTTCCTAATGAGATGAACCCTTACATTGAATCTGTCCATCCGAGGCTTGTGGGAAAGTCGGTCGACTCTTTAATGAAGGTCGGGCTGGTTGAATGGGATGGGGAAGTATTAGCTGATGTGCTCACTGCTAGAGATCAAGCTTTGGTGTGGAAAATTCCGCTAAGTAGTCATATGAATTTTGATTTGTGGTACTGGTTACATGATGCGTCAGGGGTTTTCACTGTTAAGAGTGCATATTCGCTACTTCAATCAATGAAATCCAACAGAGATATCCCAGATAGCCCTGGGTTCTGGCGGCTCTTGTGGCAGTTACAGCTCCCTCCAAAG TTGCTGGAGCAAGGTTCCAATTACTGCTTGGCGCCTGATGCAATATTGTTCTCAAGTTGGTTTGAAGCGGGTTTGGGATCGTGGAATACGGCTGAGGCTCTTGAGGCCGGTATGGTTTGTTGGTCAATTTGGACTCATCGTAACGAGTTGGTCTGGAACTCCAAACACCCTGATGCGAGGGAGGTGGTGGCAATGGCTCAGTTAAATTATGTTGATTGGTTTAATGTTCAAAAACTTAATGCCACGGATGTAAGCTTAAGCGGGCCAACTGCACTACCTGTGGAGCAATGGACAACACCTGATTTCCCTTTTGTCAAAGTTAATGTGGATGGTGCACTTTTTGCCGACCAAGGGCGGTATGGTCTGGGTTTGATTGCAAGGTCTGCTGCGGCTTGGGTTTTGGGGGCCAGAAGCTTATCTAGAGAAGGTGCTTTGCAACCTCATATTGTTGAAGCCATTGGAATCAAGGAAGCTCTCTCTTGGAGTAAAGCAAATGGATGGTCACATGTTGTCGTTGAGTCAGATTGTTTAAGGGTCATTAATGATTTGTAA
- the LOC115707529 gene encoding protein GLUTAMINE DUMPER 3 has translation MRTISSTGLSPSPATATVEGQRSPWHSPVPYLFGGLAAMLGLIAFALLILACSYWRLNGQNNNDGERDDNRDLENGSGDGEKDSVKGVKVYEEKFLVIMAGDEKPSFLATPVFAKVSIFNEEKTEKMEERENSDEKVKQDHDHHQALDDHHDHDDDENREEE, from the coding sequence ATGAGAACAATCAGTTCCACTGGTTTATCACCTTCTCCGGCGACGGCCACCGTGGAGGGTCAGAGATCACCGTGGCACTCGCCGGTTCCGTACCTGTTCGGAGGATTGGCAGCGATGTTGGGATTGATTGCTTTTGCGTTATTGATATTGGCTTGTTCTTATTGGAGACTTAACGGTCAAAACAATAATGACGGCGAACGTGATGATAACAGAGACTTGGAGAACGGTTCCGGTGACGGAGAGAAAGATTCCGTTAAAGGGGTTAAGGTTTATGAAGAAAAGTTTTTGGTGATTATGGCTGGTGATGAAAAACCAAGTTTTTTGGCTACTCCTGTTTTTGCTAAAGTTTCGATTTTTAATGAAGAAAAAACTGAGAAAAtggaagagagagaaaattctgaTGAGAAAGTTAAACAAGATCATGATCATCATCAAGCTTTGGATGATCACCATgatcatgatgatgatgaaaacagagaagaagagtga